A single genomic interval of Polaribacter vadi harbors:
- a CDS encoding MFS transporter — protein sequence MEKRKLSFWQIWNMSFGFLGIQFGFALQGGFMSRIFQTLGAGKEEIPMLWIAAPLTGLLVQPIIGYMSDRTWSVKWGRRRPYFLVGAVFSSLALFFVPHSPALWIAAGFLWILDASINVSMEPFRALVADKLPQSQRSYGFVVQTLIIGIGTWIASNLPWMVSQLGVSNEAASGVVPMSVKVAFGVGALVFLASILYTVFTTDEYPPEDMEEFEREKAKKNNFIPDILNNIGSMPTTMKKLGVIQFFSWFAFFTMWSLANPALTEHVFATPAPIETAYNMADALQAEAFKVANTKFQESSNSVGSAMGIYGLSSMAFALLLTLYTSKRNINRKYVHMFSLILGGIGFLAMSYASPENLKYCFVLIGFAWGSILSMPYAMLSSSVDPKKMGVIMGIFNMFIVIPQIIAALGGINFVSSLLGEEAINAMTVAGISLVIAGLCNLLITNKNAISYQEEEI from the coding sequence ATGGAAAAGCGTAAATTAAGCTTTTGGCAAATCTGGAACATGAGTTTCGGATTTCTAGGAATACAATTTGGATTCGCCCTTCAAGGTGGATTTATGTCAAGAATTTTTCAAACTTTAGGAGCAGGAAAGGAAGAGATTCCCATGCTTTGGATTGCAGCTCCTTTAACAGGTTTACTTGTACAACCAATTATTGGTTATATGAGCGATAGAACTTGGAGCGTAAAATGGGGGAGAAGAAGGCCTTACTTTTTAGTAGGTGCAGTTTTTAGTTCATTAGCCTTGTTTTTTGTGCCACATTCTCCTGCATTATGGATTGCAGCTGGTTTTCTGTGGATTTTAGATGCGTCTATAAACGTTTCTATGGAGCCATTTAGAGCTTTAGTTGCAGATAAATTACCACAATCTCAAAGATCTTATGGTTTTGTTGTTCAAACTTTAATTATTGGTATTGGTACTTGGATCGCAAGTAATTTACCTTGGATGGTTTCTCAATTAGGAGTTAGTAATGAAGCTGCATCTGGTGTTGTGCCAATGTCTGTAAAAGTGGCTTTTGGAGTTGGAGCTTTGGTCTTTTTAGCGAGTATTTTATATACTGTTTTTACTACAGATGAATATCCTCCAGAAGATATGGAAGAGTTTGAACGTGAAAAGGCAAAGAAAAATAATTTTATTCCAGATATTCTAAACAATATTGGAAGTATGCCAACAACTATGAAAAAATTGGGAGTTATTCAATTTTTTTCGTGGTTTGCATTCTTTACAATGTGGTCTTTGGCAAACCCTGCTTTAACAGAACACGTTTTTGCAACACCTGCACCTATTGAAACTGCTTATAATATGGCAGATGCTCTTCAAGCAGAAGCTTTTAAAGTTGCAAACACTAAATTCCAAGAGTCATCTAATTCAGTTGGTTCTGCAATGGGTATTTACGGTTTGTCTTCTATGGCATTTGCATTATTACTTACCTTATATACTTCTAAAAGAAATATCAATAGAAAATATGTACACATGTTTTCATTAATATTAGGAGGTATCGGTTTTTTAGCAATGAGTTATGCATCTCCAGAAAATTTAAAGTACTGTTTTGTATTAATAGGTTTTGCTTGGGGTAGTATTTTATCTATGCCTTATGCAATGTTGTCTAGCTCTGTAGATCCAAAGAAAATGGGCGTAATTATGGGGATTTTTAACATGTTTATTGTAATCCCACAAATTATAGCAGCTTTAGGAGGAATCAATTTTGTATCGAGTTTATTAGGAGAAGAAGCTATAAATGCTATGACAGTAGCAGGAATTAGTTTGGTAATTGCAGGTTTATGTAACTTGTTAATTACCAATAAAAACGCAATTAGTTATCAAGAAGAAGAGATTTAA
- a CDS encoding RagB/SusD family nutrient uptake outer membrane protein encodes MKNIFKIEKIAILFLIMVVSLSSCTKDLDITPQDDQDLLGEDFFTKETAYKELLAGVYANLSLTGVDGEGSSNIEGLDAGTSQFGRVLLYLQTLSADQMIWSYENDPGTREIQRNIWNADDPIIYGMFGRTHVTIAFANNFLRETTEEKLAARNVSEATKTEIVKFRAEARLLRAMSYYYMMDLFGQANFTTENDAINAQPLAYNRQQLFDFVEAELTAIEADLSEPMNVEHGRASKGVAWMILAKMYLNAEVYIGQPKYTEALDNCKKIIAGGYILADNYLHNFMADNNTNSAVNEIIFPIISDGQITKNYGPTTIMINGSVGSTEDNGVALGVGADGWGGALRLRKQFVQLFDASIYNNDTRNTIISEGRDIEITDISNQDQGYLLEKYSNATSTGGFGVDQTLVDTDFPLFRLADVYLMYAEAHLRGGTGANPADLTSYINALRTRANNPQNNLTISDIDLDFIIDERARELHWEAHRRQDLIRFGRFTGGSYNWAWKGNGTNGIALPAHLNLYPIPAASLASNPSLTQNVGY; translated from the coding sequence ATGAAAAATATATTTAAAATAGAAAAAATAGCAATCCTATTTTTGATTATGGTTGTTTCACTATCATCTTGTACAAAAGATTTAGATATTACACCACAAGATGATCAAGATTTGTTAGGAGAAGATTTTTTTACAAAAGAAACTGCTTATAAAGAATTATTAGCAGGTGTTTATGCTAATTTATCTTTAACAGGTGTAGATGGAGAAGGTTCTTCAAATATAGAGGGACTGGATGCAGGAACAAGTCAATTTGGTAGAGTATTATTATACTTACAAACATTATCTGCAGATCAAATGATTTGGTCTTATGAAAACGATCCTGGAACTCGTGAAATACAACGTAATATTTGGAATGCAGATGATCCTATCATTTATGGAATGTTTGGTAGAACGCATGTAACAATTGCGTTTGCAAACAATTTTTTAAGAGAAACTACTGAGGAAAAATTAGCGGCAAGAAATGTATCTGAGGCAACCAAAACTGAAATTGTAAAGTTTAGAGCAGAAGCTCGTTTGTTAAGAGCAATGTCTTACTACTACATGATGGATTTATTTGGTCAAGCAAATTTCACTACAGAAAATGATGCTATAAATGCACAACCTTTAGCTTATAACAGACAACAATTATTTGACTTTGTAGAGGCTGAATTAACTGCAATTGAAGCAGATTTATCAGAACCAATGAATGTTGAACATGGTAGAGCAAGCAAAGGTGTTGCTTGGATGATTTTAGCAAAAATGTACTTAAATGCAGAAGTTTATATTGGGCAACCAAAATATACTGAAGCTTTAGATAATTGTAAAAAAATTATTGCAGGTGGTTATATTTTAGCAGACAATTATCTTCATAATTTTATGGCAGATAATAATACAAATTCAGCTGTAAACGAGATTATTTTTCCAATAATTTCTGATGGACAAATTACTAAGAATTATGGACCAACAACAATAATGATTAATGGTTCTGTTGGTAGTACTGAAGATAATGGTGTAGCTTTAGGAGTTGGCGCTGATGGTTGGGGAGGCGCTTTGCGTTTAAGAAAGCAATTTGTACAATTATTTGATGCTAGTATTTATAATAATGATACAAGAAATACCATTATTTCTGAAGGTAGAGATATAGAAATAACAGACATTTCTAATCAAGATCAAGGTTATCTTTTAGAAAAATACTCAAATGCAACTTCTACAGGTGGTTTTGGAGTAGATCAAACTTTGGTTGATACTGATTTCCCATTATTTAGATTAGCAGATGTTTACTTAATGTATGCAGAAGCACATTTAAGAGGTGGTACTGGAGCAAATCCTGCAGATTTAACTTCTTACATAAATGCTTTAAGAACTAGAGCAAATAACCCACAAAATAATTTAACAATTTCTGACATCGACTTAGATTTTATTATTGATGAAAGAGCTAGAGAATTACATTGGGAAGCACATAGAAGACAAGATTTAATTCGTTTTGGAAGATTTACAGGTGGTTCTTACAACTGGGCTTGGAAAGGAAATGGAACTAATGGTATTGCATTACCAGCTCATTTAAATCTATATCCAATTCCTGCTGCTAGTTTAGCTTCTAACCCAAGTTTAACTCAAAATGTTGGTTACTAA
- the pgmB gene encoding beta-phosphoglucomutase, with product MKKGFIFDLDGVIVDTAKYHYLAWKKLANELGFEFTKEQNELFKGVSRKRCLEILLEIGNRTATQQEFDTWMVEKNVDYLKFIENMDASEILPDVPKILEYLKENNIPIALGSASKNAKPILEKVGLLPYFDAIVDGNNVTKAKPDPEVFLLAAKHLGVNADDCIVFEDAVAGVEAANAAKMISIGIGEKNILKEADYIFNDFTEISISFIQELIEK from the coding sequence ATGAAAAAAGGATTTATTTTTGATTTGGATGGTGTAATAGTAGACACAGCCAAATATCATTATTTAGCTTGGAAAAAGCTAGCAAACGAATTAGGATTTGAATTTACCAAAGAACAAAACGAATTATTTAAAGGCGTTAGTAGAAAACGCTGTTTAGAAATTCTTTTGGAAATTGGAAATAGAACTGCAACACAACAAGAATTTGATACTTGGATGGTCGAAAAAAATGTAGACTATTTAAAGTTTATCGAAAATATGGATGCATCAGAAATACTACCTGATGTACCAAAAATTTTAGAATATTTAAAAGAAAATAACATTCCAATAGCTTTAGGATCAGCAAGTAAAAATGCAAAGCCAATTTTAGAAAAAGTTGGTTTATTACCTTATTTTGATGCAATTGTTGATGGAAACAATGTTACAAAAGCAAAACCAGATCCAGAAGTATTTTTATTAGCAGCAAAACATTTAGGTGTAAATGCTGATGATTGTATTGTTTTTGAAGATGCTGTTGCAGGAGTAGAAGCTGCAAATGCTGCAAAAATGATCAGTATTGGTATTGGTGAAAAAAATATTTTAAAGGAAGCTGATTATATTTTTAATGATTTTACAGAAATCAGTATCAGTTTTATTCAAGAGTTAATAGAAAAATAG
- a CDS encoding SusC/RagA family TonB-linked outer membrane protein translates to MKKFKLLLIGILLTSSFTMFAQQTVKGVVKEKSSGELLPGVSIVIKGTVRGTETDFDGNFTIERVKSGDVLVFRYLGFATKEVVIGSNFNLSVELDQSAEQLDEIVVVGYGTTTVKDATGSVEAITAKEFTKGNIVTPENLLSGRVAGVNIVTSGAPGAGSQIRIRGGSSLSASNDPLIVIDGLPLTGVNLSSINPNDIESFSVLKDASATAIYGSRGSNGVIIISTKKGRSEYTLDYDYQIAFGEVKDRINVFDGDSFRNLVAAQKPGDVGLLGTANTNWQDEILQKSVSTQHNLTARGQIFGFIPTRLSVNFSEIEGNILTSQFDRSNVSLSMNPSFFDDHLKIGVNYNRSFIDTRIAEESQVNAALRYDPTQPVYDATSPFGGFYQHLTRTPNGILVDNGTRNPVAALLQRNNNEDTFRQFGNLKIDYKLHFLPEVTATVSVGFDKSSQKGITFNPLNSPASYNDLFVGEDVNYLNEYNNENLDAYLTYNNTFGKFKTDAMVGYNYQSFDRSGNSTGNIRNPNNTGFTSYVDTPVVLVGFIGRVNLAYNEKYLLTLNYRRDGTSRFGPNNRWGNFGGASLAWRVSDEDFLKDNSVISDLKLRASYGVNGQQDIGNASSLYLDIYRFGNLGSNYIFGGNTIQSTIPSPLNKDIRWETTRTIEFGVDYGLFNNKLSGSLNAFQKNSTDLLSNAPVADGANFTNRIEQNIGDLQVNGLEFSLNADVIKTEDFNWNLNFNATYLDREIKELALDQDITTGDIAGGTGNYIQLFSEAFAPNAFFMYKQLYNTNGSPIEGAYADLNGDGIINQQDRYLKEDPQGNVTFGFQSNFNYRNFDLAFNLRASVGNYVYNNVNSSLAQYDLLKDNAVLGNIPTSVLETNFNSTSDVILSDIYLENASFLRMDNITLGYTFDRPIKKFASNSIRLWAGMQNVFILSDYTGLDPEVFNGIDNNIYPRPRTILVGANIKF, encoded by the coding sequence ATGAAAAAATTTAAATTATTATTAATCGGAATTCTACTAACGTCTTCTTTTACAATGTTTGCTCAGCAAACCGTAAAAGGTGTGGTTAAAGAAAAATCATCTGGGGAACTTTTACCTGGTGTTAGTATCGTAATTAAAGGTACAGTTAGAGGAACTGAAACAGACTTTGATGGGAACTTTACAATTGAAAGAGTAAAATCTGGAGATGTGCTTGTTTTTAGATATTTAGGATTTGCAACAAAAGAAGTTGTAATTGGATCTAACTTTAACTTAAGTGTAGAGCTAGATCAATCTGCAGAACAATTAGATGAAATTGTTGTAGTTGGTTATGGTACTACAACTGTTAAAGATGCTACTGGATCTGTAGAAGCTATTACTGCTAAAGAGTTTACAAAGGGTAACATTGTTACTCCAGAAAATTTATTAAGTGGTAGAGTTGCTGGTGTAAATATTGTTACTAGTGGTGCTCCTGGTGCTGGTTCTCAAATTAGAATTCGGGGAGGTTCATCTCTTAGTGCATCAAACGATCCTTTAATTGTTATTGATGGTTTGCCTTTAACAGGTGTTAATTTATCGAGTATCAACCCAAATGACATTGAATCTTTTTCTGTTTTAAAAGATGCTTCTGCAACTGCTATATATGGTTCTAGAGGTTCAAATGGAGTTATTATTATTTCTACTAAAAAAGGGAGAAGCGAATATACTTTAGATTATGATTATCAAATAGCTTTTGGAGAAGTTAAAGATAGAATTAATGTTTTTGATGGTGATTCATTTAGAAACCTAGTGGCTGCTCAAAAACCTGGAGATGTAGGATTGTTAGGAACTGCAAATACGAATTGGCAAGATGAAATTTTGCAAAAATCGGTTTCTACACAACACAATTTAACGGCTAGAGGACAAATCTTTGGTTTTATACCAACAAGACTTTCTGTAAATTTTTCAGAAATTGAAGGAAACATTTTAACATCACAATTTGATAGGTCTAATGTATCTTTATCTATGAATCCATCATTTTTTGATGATCATTTAAAAATTGGTGTAAATTATAACAGATCTTTTATAGATACTAGAATTGCGGAGGAAAGTCAAGTAAATGCTGCTTTACGTTACGACCCTACACAACCTGTTTATGATGCAACTTCTCCTTTTGGAGGTTTTTATCAACATTTAACAAGAACACCTAATGGTATTTTGGTTGATAATGGCACTAGAAACCCAGTTGCAGCTTTATTACAAAGAAATAACAACGAAGACACTTTTAGACAATTTGGTAATTTAAAAATCGATTATAAATTACATTTTTTACCTGAAGTAACAGCTACTGTTTCAGTAGGTTTTGATAAATCTAGTCAAAAAGGTATAACTTTTAATCCCCTAAATAGTCCTGCAAGTTACAACGATTTATTTGTAGGTGAAGATGTAAATTACCTTAATGAGTATAATAACGAAAATTTAGACGCTTATTTAACCTACAACAATACATTTGGTAAGTTTAAGACAGATGCTATGGTTGGTTACAACTACCAATCTTTTGATCGTTCTGGAAATAGCACAGGGAATATAAGAAACCCAAATAACACTGGTTTTACATCTTATGTAGACACACCTGTTGTTTTAGTTGGTTTTATTGGTAGAGTAAATTTAGCATATAATGAAAAATATTTATTAACGTTAAATTACAGGAGAGATGGTACTTCTAGATTTGGTCCAAATAATAGATGGGGTAATTTTGGTGGTGCATCTTTAGCTTGGAGAGTTAGTGATGAGGATTTCTTAAAAGATAATTCTGTAATTTCTGATTTAAAATTAAGAGCTTCTTATGGTGTTAATGGACAGCAAGATATAGGTAATGCTAGCTCTTTATACTTAGATATATATCGCTTTGGAAACCTGGGTTCTAATTATATTTTTGGAGGTAATACTATTCAATCTACCATTCCATCTCCACTTAATAAAGATATTAGATGGGAAACAACTCGTACAATTGAATTTGGTGTTGATTATGGTTTATTTAACAACAAATTATCTGGTTCTTTAAATGCATTTCAAAAAAATTCAACAGATTTATTATCAAACGCACCTGTTGCTGATGGTGCTAATTTTACAAATAGAATTGAGCAAAATATTGGAGACCTACAAGTTAATGGTCTTGAATTTTCTTTAAATGCAGATGTAATTAAAACTGAAGACTTTAACTGGAACTTAAATTTTAATGCTACTTATTTAGACAGAGAAATTAAGGAGCTAGCTTTAGATCAAGACATTACTACTGGAGATATTGCAGGAGGAACAGGAAACTATATTCAGTTATTTAGTGAAGCTTTTGCTCCAAATGCATTTTTTATGTACAAACAGTTATATAATACAAATGGCAGTCCAATAGAAGGTGCTTATGCAGATTTAAATGGAGATGGTATTATAAATCAACAAGACAGGTATTTAAAAGAAGACCCTCAAGGAAATGTAACTTTTGGTTTTCAATCGAATTTTAATTACAGAAATTTTGATTTAGCTTTTAACTTAAGAGCTAGTGTTGGTAATTACGTGTATAACAACGTAAATTCTAGTTTAGCACAATATGATCTTTTAAAAGACAATGCTGTACTAGGAAACATTCCAACTTCTGTTTTAGAAACTAATTTTAATAGTACTTCAGATGTTATCCTTTCTGATATTTATTTAGAAAACGCATCTTTTTTAAGAATGGACAACATAACTTTAGGATACACTTTTGATAGACCTATCAAAAAATTTGCATCAAACAGCATTCGTTTATGGGCTGGTATGCAAAATGTTTTTATACTTTCTGACTATACTGGTTTAGATCCAGAAGTTTTTAATGGTATTGATAATAATATATACCCAAGACCAAGAACTATCTTAGTTGGTGCTAACATTAAATTTTAA
- a CDS encoding glycoside hydrolase family 65 protein, producing the protein MNQDYIIPNEWSILEEGFDAKMVKSSESLFSIGNGAMGQRANFEEKYTGETFQGSYIAGVYYPDKTRVGWWKNGYPEYFAKVLNAPNWIGINVKINEEELDLHACKSVSNFKRELNMKEGWLARSFEAVLQNDIKIKVDTKRFLSLELDEVGAIEYNVTPVNEDCKITFSPYLDAGITNEDTNWDDQFWDVLEVTQNNQQSYIEAKTMKTNFHTCTFMESRLFINDNEVITGCNNNKTSNYTACHYQQEIKKNETYTIHKFGGYVVDRNHKKDELVAAAKDILDKAVSFGFEAMLETQKNSWAEIWNMSDITIDGDVKAQQGIRFNIFQLNQTYLGTDISLNIGPKGFTGEKYGGSTYWDTEAYCIPFYMATKDQSVARTLLEYRYNHLEKAIENAAKLGFKNGAALYPMVTMNGEECHNEWEITFEEIHRNGAIAFAIFNYYRFTDDYSYIPEKGLEVLIGIARFWHQRVNFSTDKNKYVMLGVTGPNEYENNINNNWYTNYIAKWCLEYTLKNIEIVKVDHISDYIRIKEKTNFTDEELASFKDVADNMYFPYSEKHDVYLQQDGFLDKELITVADLDKSQRPINQKWSWDRILRSPYIKQADVLQGFYMFENDFSTEELERHFDFYEPFTVHESSLSPCVHSIQAAKLNRMDQAYEFYLRTSRLDLDDYNHEVEEGLHITSMAGTWMSIVEGFGGMRVLDNTLSFSPKIPNQWDSYSFKVNFRNQVITVKVSKKGTHFELDGKNEVKILVNGEITTISPNNLQTA; encoded by the coding sequence ATGAATCAAGATTATATCATACCAAATGAATGGTCTATCCTAGAAGAAGGATTTGACGCGAAAATGGTTAAATCTTCAGAAAGTTTATTCAGTATTGGTAATGGAGCCATGGGTCAACGTGCTAATTTTGAAGAAAAATATACAGGAGAAACTTTTCAAGGAAGTTATATTGCAGGTGTTTATTATCCTGATAAAACACGAGTTGGTTGGTGGAAAAACGGTTATCCAGAATACTTCGCAAAAGTTTTAAACGCACCAAATTGGATTGGTATTAACGTTAAAATTAACGAAGAAGAGTTAGATTTACATGCGTGTAAATCTGTATCGAACTTTAAAAGAGAACTCAACATGAAAGAAGGTTGGTTGGCTAGAAGTTTTGAAGCTGTTTTGCAAAACGACATCAAAATTAAAGTTGATACTAAGCGTTTTTTAAGTTTAGAATTGGATGAAGTTGGTGCAATTGAGTATAATGTAACTCCTGTAAATGAAGATTGTAAAATTACTTTTTCTCCTTATTTAGATGCTGGGATTACCAATGAAGATACCAATTGGGATGATCAATTTTGGGATGTTTTAGAAGTAACTCAAAACAACCAACAATCTTATATAGAAGCAAAAACGATGAAAACTAATTTTCATACGTGTACTTTTATGGAATCTCGTTTATTTATAAACGATAATGAGGTAATTACAGGCTGTAATAATAACAAAACATCAAATTATACTGCTTGCCATTATCAACAAGAAATCAAGAAAAACGAAACCTATACAATTCATAAATTTGGTGGATATGTTGTTGATAGAAACCATAAGAAAGACGAATTAGTTGCTGCAGCAAAAGATATTTTAGACAAAGCAGTAAGTTTTGGATTTGAAGCCATGTTAGAAACCCAGAAAAATTCTTGGGCAGAAATCTGGAACATGTCAGATATTACTATTGATGGTGATGTAAAAGCACAACAAGGAATTCGTTTTAATATTTTTCAACTAAATCAAACCTATTTAGGAACTGATATTTCTTTAAATATTGGACCAAAAGGTTTTACTGGAGAAAAATATGGAGGAAGTACTTATTGGGATACAGAAGCGTACTGTATTCCTTTTTATATGGCAACCAAAGATCAATCTGTTGCAAGAACTTTGCTAGAATACAGATATAATCATTTAGAAAAAGCCATTGAAAATGCAGCAAAACTCGGTTTTAAAAACGGAGCAGCTTTATACCCAATGGTTACTATGAATGGTGAGGAATGCCATAATGAATGGGAAATCACTTTTGAAGAAATTCACAGAAATGGCGCCATTGCTTTTGCAATTTTTAATTATTACAGATTTACAGACGATTATTCTTACATTCCAGAAAAAGGATTGGAAGTTTTAATCGGAATTGCACGTTTTTGGCATCAAAGGGTAAATTTCTCTACAGATAAAAATAAATATGTAATGTTAGGGGTAACTGGACCTAATGAATATGAAAATAACATCAACAATAATTGGTATACAAATTACATTGCAAAATGGTGTTTAGAGTATACTTTAAAAAACATTGAAATTGTAAAAGTGGATCATATTTCTGATTATATCAGAATTAAAGAAAAAACGAATTTTACAGATGAAGAGTTGGCTTCTTTTAAAGACGTAGCAGACAATATGTATTTTCCATATTCAGAAAAGCATGATGTTTATTTACAACAAGATGGTTTCTTAGATAAGGAATTAATTACAGTTGCAGATTTAGATAAAAGCCAAAGGCCTATCAACCAGAAATGGAGTTGGGACAGAATTTTACGTTCTCCATACATAAAACAAGCAGATGTTTTGCAAGGTTTTTATATGTTCGAAAATGATTTTTCTACGGAAGAATTAGAGCGTCATTTCGATTTTTATGAGCCATTTACAGTGCATGAAAGTTCGCTTTCTCCTTGTGTACATAGTATTCAAGCAGCAAAGTTAAACAGAATGGATCAGGCATATGAATTCTATTTAAGAACTTCACGTTTGGATTTAGATGATTATAATCACGAAGTTGAAGAAGGTTTGCATATAACCTCTATGGCTGGAACTTGGATGAGTATTGTAGAAGGTTTTGGAGGCATGAGAGTGTTAGATAATACACTTTCTTTTTCGCCAAAAATTCCAAATCAATGGGATTCTTACTCGTTTAAAGTCAATTTTAGAAATCAAGTAATTACTGTAAAAGTTTCTAAAAAAGGAACTCATTTTGAGTTGGATGGTAAAAACGAAGTGAAAATTTTAGTAAATGGAGAAATAACAACAATTTCGCCAAATAATTTACAAACTGCTTAA
- a CDS encoding LacI family DNA-binding transcriptional regulator has translation MKQKITIKTIAKELGVSTSTVSKALKDSHEISSDTKEKIQAYANLYNYKPNHLALQLRNQKTKVIGVILPKIVHHFFSTVIMGIEEGANEKGYNIMVCFSNESYKKEVETLKVLSNGSVDGIIVSIANETLKNKDFKHFTDLVAEEIPLVLFDRVVDEILCDKVVVDDVGAGYKATKYLLDNGAKKIALITTPNHVNVGALRRQGYEKALIENYIKTDPNLIVEIDENQDIKDQIEKVFDKDIDGVFAVNEIYAANSMKIAKERGLNVPNDLSVIGFTDGLISEYSSPTITTMAQHGFTMGKQAVELLIEKIEKETEAYKPKKIVISSDLKLRESTKPSS, from the coding sequence ATGAAGCAAAAAATTACAATAAAAACAATTGCCAAAGAATTAGGGGTATCAACATCAACAGTTTCTAAAGCATTAAAAGATAGTCATGAGATAAGTTCAGATACTAAAGAAAAAATTCAAGCGTATGCAAATCTTTACAACTACAAACCCAATCATTTAGCCTTACAATTACGAAACCAAAAAACGAAAGTTATTGGTGTTATTTTACCAAAAATTGTTCACCATTTTTTCTCTACAGTAATTATGGGAATTGAGGAAGGAGCCAATGAAAAAGGCTATAATATTATGGTTTGTTTTTCTAATGAATCTTACAAAAAAGAAGTAGAAACTTTAAAGGTTTTATCTAATGGAAGTGTAGATGGTATTATTGTGTCAATAGCTAATGAAACCCTTAAAAATAAAGACTTTAAGCATTTTACAGACTTGGTTGCAGAAGAAATTCCATTGGTGCTTTTTGATAGAGTTGTAGATGAAATTTTATGTGATAAAGTGGTTGTTGATGATGTTGGTGCAGGGTATAAAGCCACTAAATATTTGTTAGATAATGGTGCTAAAAAAATAGCTTTAATTACCACTCCTAATCATGTAAATGTGGGAGCTTTAAGAAGACAAGGTTATGAGAAAGCTTTAATAGAAAACTACATAAAAACAGACCCGAATTTAATTGTTGAAATTGATGAAAACCAAGATATTAAAGATCAAATTGAAAAGGTTTTTGATAAAGACATAGATGGTGTTTTTGCTGTAAACGAAATTTATGCAGCAAACTCAATGAAAATAGCAAAAGAGAGAGGTTTAAACGTGCCAAATGACTTGTCTGTGATAGGGTTTACAGATGGTTTAATTTCTGAATATTCATCGCCAACAATTACTACAATGGCACAACATGGTTTTACGATGGGAAAACAAGCAGTAGAACTTTTAATAGAGAAAATTGAAAAAGAAACTGAAGCTTATAAACCTAAAAAAATTGTAATTTCTAGCGATTTAAAACTTAGAGAATCTACGAAACCGTCGTCGTAA